TTACCTCCTGAGCATGAGCTTGAAGAAATGAGCCAACAAGAAATTGGAAAGATTTCTGATATCAAAACAATTGTTCATAACGGAGAAAAGAATAAGTTTTCTTTCGATGAAATAGATGAGCTCGACGCTCTTTCTGAAAAGATTAAGAGTATTGATTCAGATACTAATTTTACAAGATCTTTAAAATTAGAAGAAAGAAAGCGTAAATCGGAAGAGGGTGAGGTTATTAAGTCTGCATTCGATCTTCTTGAAGAGCACTTAGATAATAGACTTGTCTCGAACGCTAATGAAGATTCACTAGCTTCGGAAATCTTTACTGCGATTACTGATCCTCAAGTCATTAAAGATCTAACTGCTGGTCCATTTAATATGCCAGAGCTGATCGATGAAGAAGAGGAAGATGACTTCCAAATGATTGATCTTGATACTGGTGAAGTTATCACAGACGACCTTGAAGATGATGGAAGTATTGCTGATCCTAATGAAATTGTTGAACTCGATGATGACTATGACATGCTTGTTGATATAGAGATGACTGAAGAAGAGATCAAAGAAATATCAGAGGCCACTGGCCTTCCAATTCTCCCTGCTGATGATGAGGTTGAACCAACTGTCGCAAAAGAAAATACAATGGCCGCTCAGGCAGAAGAGGCGGCGACAAACCTCTTTAGTGATAATAATGATGAAGCAGCTTCTCTAGCTGCGGCCTTAGATGCAGCTTTTGCAAATCTTACAGGCTCAAGCTTGGACGATAGTGACTTTGAAGAAAGCGGAGATGATGTAGAAGAGAAATCAAATGATATTGATAACTTGAGCTTCATGATTTCTGAAAAAGCAAAAGATCTAGACCTAGATCTAAGCTTCTTAAACGAAGATAGCGACACTAAGCACGAATAAATTTCTCACAATATTGACTTAAGTTTGGGGCGGTAGTAGATTGCCCCAAACTTATACAGGTCTCATCAGTGAGATCATATCTATTAATCTAAACGGCCGAGATGGCAGATTAGGAGTTCAAATGTCTGAATTAAGATTACAAAAGTACATTGCTGATTGCGGAATTACTTCAAGAAGAAAAGCGGAAGAGCTTATCGTTCAAGGTAGAGTTCAAGTAAATGGTGACACCGTTAGAGTTCTTGGAACTAAGGTTAACCCTGATATTGATGCTGTTATTGTTGATGGGCAAATTGCTGACCTTGGAAGTATTGATAAGGTTTACCTTGTTATGAATAAGCCAAGAGGTTACGTCACAACAGTAGAAGATCCTGAGGGAAGAAAGACTGTAATGGATCTCTGTAAAGAAGTTTCAGAAAGAATTTATCCAGTAGGAAGACTTGATTATCTCTCTGAAGGATTACTTCTTTTAACAAACGACGGTGAAGTGGCCAATATGGTTATGCACCCAAGTTTCAATATTACGAAAGTTTATGAAGTAAAAGTTTTTGGTTCTGTGACTGAGACAATACTTAAGAAACTCAGAAATGGTGTTCAGCTT
This sequence is a window from Halobacteriovorax sp. JY17. Protein-coding genes within it:
- the scpB gene encoding SMC-Scp complex subunit ScpB; translation: MNETNETEMINDEILSQIENVVIEDELLEVSDVEIEEQELSPVLPSDLDLEYPTMEMSSEETHEVLEEPEVLDEEQEDKLWQARTGLNFETLCGAIETIIFMSDKPVALAKIRNLIDEDLPLRVVHGSLERLQNEYELKHHGIRLQEVAEGYQFRTKATYSKYVQDLFKVNSLVLSPTALEVLAVIAYKQPVSKIEVEKIRGVDSSHIVRGLMDKRLVRVTGRSNEVGRPVLYGTTTEFLEVFNLSNLDQLPPEHELEEMSQQEIGKISDIKTIVHNGEKNKFSFDEIDELDALSEKIKSIDSDTNFTRSLKLEERKRKSEEGEVIKSAFDLLEEHLDNRLVSNANEDSLASEIFTAITDPQVIKDLTAGPFNMPELIDEEEEDDFQMIDLDTGEVITDDLEDDGSIADPNEIVELDDDYDMLVDIEMTEEEIKEISEATGLPILPADDEVEPTVAKENTMAAQAEEAATNLFSDNNDEAASLAAALDAAFANLTGSSLDDSDFEESGDDVEEKSNDIDNLSFMISEKAKDLDLDLSFLNEDSDTKHE